Within Flavobacterium pisciphilum, the genomic segment AATACCACCATTACGGTGTTTTGCAATCATTATCTCTGCCTGACCAGTGGTAGACGAAGCTTCATCATCATCCCATTCTTCAATTTTATAATATTCTGGTCGGTATAAAAACGAAACAATATCGGCATCCTGCTCAATTGCTCCAGATTCACGAAGATCCGATAGTAAAGGACGTTTACTAGATCCACGCGTCTCTACCGCACGGGATAGCTGAGAAAGTGCAATCACTGGAACGTTAAGTTCCTTAGCTAAAGCTTTTAAGTTACGAGAAATTGTTGAGATCTCCTGCTCACGATTTCCTCCTCCTTTACTATTTCCTCCAGCAGTCATCAACTGCAAATAATCAACAATGATGATTTTGATACCGTGTTGAGAAACCAAACGACGGCATTTTGCTCTTAAATCAAAAATAGAAAGTGATGGAGTATCATCAATAAACAAAGGTGCTTTTTCTAAGTTCTTTACTTTGGTACTCAACATGGTCCATTCATGAGGCTCTAATTTACCTGTACGTAATTTCTCTGATGACAATCCTGTTTCAGACGAAATTAACCTTGTTATCAACTGAACTGAAGCCATCTCCAGAGAGAATAATGCTACTGCATGTCCAAAATCGATGGCTATATTTCTTGCCATTGAAAGTACAAATGCAGTTTTCCCCATCGCTGGTCTAGCTGCAATAATAATTAAATCACTTGGTTGCCATCCAGAAGTCAGTTTATCTAAATTAGTAAAACCAGTTTCAACACCACTTAATCCTTCTTGCTTAGAAATCTCTTCAATACGTTTCTTTGCTTGTAAAACTAAACTCTGAGCAGTTTCAGAACTACGTTTAATATTTCCTTGTGTAACCTCGTATAATTTTGACTCGGCTTGATCTAATAAATTAAAAACGTCTGTAGTTTCATCATACGATGCTTCAATAATTTCTGAAGAGATTCGAATCAAACTACGCTGAATAAATTTTTGAAGTATAATTCGCGAGTGAAATTCAATGTGGGCCGAAGATGCAACTTTTTGTGTAAGTTGAATTAAGTAAAAATCTCCTCCAGCTAAATCTAACTTACCATTTTTCTTAAGTTGCGACGAAACGGTTAATAAGTCAATCGGTTGTGTTTCGGTAAAAAGCTGAATAATTGCTTCAAAAATATATTTATGAGCATCCTTATAAAAAGCATCTGCTTGCAAAATATCAATTACATCATCAACACCTTTTTTATCAATCATCATTGCCCCAAGCACGGCCTCTTCTAAGTCCAGCACCTGTGGGGGAAGTTTCCCTTTTTCTAAATTAATAATTGCGGTTTTATCGACCTTAATTGGGTTTATATTTTTGAAGTTTTCCATATAGCGAATGTAACAAAATTTAGAAAAGAAAAGTCATCTACTTGTTACGAATAATTGTTTATAAGTTAATGTATATTGTTTAAAACCAAAAAAAAATCCGAAACAATAAGGCTTCGGATTTTTTATAAATTTGTAAGAATTTACTCTTTGAATTCGCCCATTTTACTGTATTTGTCCATTCTTTGGGCAATTAAGTCAGCTGTTGATAAGTCTTTCAATTCATTGTATCCTTTAGTGATATATTGTACAACAGTTGCAAATGTAGTTTCTCTGTCATAATGAGCTCCACCTAATGGTTCTGGAATAACATCATCAACTAATTTTTGCTTTTTCATATCTGAAGAAGTCAATTTTAATGCTTCTGC encodes:
- the dnaB gene encoding replicative DNA helicase, whose translation is MENFKNINPIKVDKTAIINLEKGKLPPQVLDLEEAVLGAMMIDKKGVDDVIDILQADAFYKDAHKYIFEAIIQLFTETQPIDLLTVSSQLKKNGKLDLAGGDFYLIQLTQKVASSAHIEFHSRIILQKFIQRSLIRISSEIIEASYDETTDVFNLLDQAESKLYEVTQGNIKRSSETAQSLVLQAKKRIEEISKQEGLSGVETGFTNLDKLTSGWQPSDLIIIAARPAMGKTAFVLSMARNIAIDFGHAVALFSLEMASVQLITRLISSETGLSSEKLRTGKLEPHEWTMLSTKVKNLEKAPLFIDDTPSLSIFDLRAKCRRLVSQHGIKIIIVDYLQLMTAGGNSKGGGNREQEISTISRNLKALAKELNVPVIALSQLSRAVETRGSSKRPLLSDLRESGAIEQDADIVSFLYRPEYYKIEEWDDDEASSTTGQAEIMIAKHRNGGIENVRLKFIGHLGKFDNLDDFSGNYDDLPSKMNVDDNNPFVTKNLPSANEAFGSNFNDDDDDDSDVPF